In the genome of Arachis hypogaea cultivar Tifrunner chromosome 9, arahy.Tifrunner.gnm2.J5K5, whole genome shotgun sequence, the window CGATATCGATAGTGATTAtgttcatcatcaccatcatcaacacTCTCAAACACACAACTTGTCTCGGCTTTCTGTTTGTACCAGCAGTACTACGTACGACGTAGATGATGGTGAAGAGGATGTTAATGATGCCATGGCCATGTTTGTCTCAGGCTTGTCCATAGAAAGCTTCGACGCCGACGGCGAATTCTCGGAAGATCACGGCAAAGAGACCCATGCAGGGTGTTCCTCTGGCTCTGAAACCGAGTTCGGTAGCTTTTACTCTTTACCGTTTCCTGTGGTACCAATTCATACACCAGTTGCAACCAAGGACTGTGAAATTTACAATGATGAggagaaaacaaagaagaggaggatgaggagaagaagaaagggtAGTAAGAGC includes:
- the LOC112710637 gene encoding uncharacterized protein codes for the protein MLEEDFDNDIDSDYVHHHHHQHSQTHNLSRLSVCTSSTTYDVDDGEEDVNDAMAMFVSGLSIESFDADGEFSEDHGKETHAGCSSGSETEFGSFYSLPFPVVPIHTPVATKDCEIYNDEEKTKKRRMRRRRKGSKSKNKDKEEDDVVHDQRVKGRSRSLCMDMEEVKPCTDLGFGFQIPTRLSFPGDDPREVKARLKMWAHAVAVSASKYSTSF